In Pochonia chlamydosporia 170 chromosome 3, whole genome shotgun sequence, the following are encoded in one genomic region:
- a CDS encoding flavin-binding monooxygenase-like family protein (similar to Coccidioides posadasii C735 delta SOWgp XP_003065413.1) gives MTADGGSNEAVATPDMDLLKKYTEESEKRFREDGSAQYLELAGSEVSKLAELTKDPWVDHDVLNAQPPNLKDSDDIKVLILGAGFGGLLHAVYQVEAGINPSDIRMVDVAGGFGGTWYWNRYPGIMVDVESSIYLPLLEDTGYMPKNRFSYGPEIREYIVSIAEKWNLTDKGVFRTQARSYDWMEDEKRWKVVLTQDRGPKEQPLEMAVTAQFVVITGGVLNHPKTPKIPGLESFAGEMIHTGRWNYDISGGSPVDWTLSKLKGKKVGIVGTGATAVQCVPQLAQWADQLYVFQRTPSSVDERDQASMIPEHWEKVTSKKGWWRARNENWCGMLAGHPMEENMVKDRWSESKSYRYLAGGLHDKPYTMEDIPELIGKAVASDAPRAERVRQRVDTIVKDKETADALKAWYPIWCKRPCFHDDYLPTFNLPHVSLVDTNAKGIESVNANGIVAGGKKYDLDVIIWSTGYRSPVTNMAEPSHNANISMSARGNTLAGLWAQHGATTLHGTVTPWMPNVILSGPSQTAACGNFMYTIENIARHGAYIISETIKRADDPKKATVEAVPEAAEAWALQILTRATFQAPLAICGPSYFNEEGATRTMSTEERMKMMRGAICPLGVLKYVDTLQDWRADGKMEGLKLA, from the coding sequence ATGACGGCAGATGGAGGATCAAACGAGGCAGTCGCCACTCCGGACATGGATCTCCTCAAAAAGTACACCGAGGAAAGTGAGAAGCGGTTCCGAGAAGATGGGAGTGCTCAGTATCTCGAGCTCGCTGGATCTGAGGTGTCGAAACTCGCGGAACTCACCAAGGATCCATGGGTCGACCACGACGTATTGAATGCGCAACCGCCAAATCTCAAAGACAGCGATGACATCAAAGTTCTCATTCTTGGAGCCGGATTTGGTGGATTGCTCCACGCTGTGTACCAGGTCGAAGCTGGTATTAACCCAAGCGACATCCGTATGGTTGATGTTGCGGGAGGCTTCGGCGGCACATGGTACTGGAACAGATATCCCGGTATAATGGTTGATGTCGAAAGTTCCATCTACTTGCCGCTCCTCGAAGACACGGGTTACATGCCAAAGAACCGCTTCTCGTACGGCCCCGAAATAAGAGAGTATATCGTCAGCATCGCAGAAAAATGGAATCTAACTGACAAGGGGGTTTTCCGCACCCAAGCCCGCTCGTATGACTGGATGGAAGATGAAAAACGCTGGAAAGTAGTCTTGACTCAAGATCGAGGACCAAAGGAGCAGCCGCTTGAAATGGCTGTCACGGCACAATTTGTCGTGATTACAGGAGGTGTGCTGAACCACCCCAAGACTCCTAAGATTCCTGGACTGGAGAGCTTCGCCGGCGAGATGATACACACCGGCCGTTGGAACTATGACATCTCAGGAGGATCACCCGTTGATTGGACGCTATCCAAACTAAAGGGTAAGAAAGTCGGTATTGTTGGCACGGGAGCAACCGCCGTCCAGTGCGTGCCGCAACTAGCACAATGGGCAGACCAACTATATGTCTTTCAGCGCACACCCTCTTCCGTGGATGAGCGAGACCAAGCTTCTATGATCCCAGAGCACTGGGAGAAAGTCACCTCCAAGAAGGGTTGGTGGCGGGCTCGAAACGAAAACTGGTGTGGCATGCTGGCTGGTCATCCTATGGAAGAGAACATGGTAAAAGACCGCTGGAGCGAGTCTAAGTCCTATCGCTATCTCGCCGGTGGCCTCCACGACAAGCCGTACACCATGGAGGACATCCCCGAACTCATTGGGAAAGCTGTTGCTAGTGACGCTCCCCGAGCAGAGCGCGTTCGCCAACGGGTCGACACCATCGTCAAAGATAAGGAGACAGCGGATGCTCTCAAGGCTTGGTATCCCATCTGGTGCAAGAGACCATGCTTCCACGACGACTACCTCCCTACTTTCAACCTGCCTCACGTTTCTCTCGTAGACACCAACGCCAAGGGCATAGAGAGCGTGAATGCGAATGGCATCGTCGCCGGCGGCAAGAAATACGATCTCGACGTCATTATCTGGAGCACGGGATACAGATCCCCCGTGACGAACATGGCTGAACCGagtcacaatgccaacatttCCATGTCGGCTCGTGGAAACACGCTCGCCGGGCTGTGGGCTCAACACGGCGCAACTACTCTCCACGGCACTGTAACCCCTTGGATGCCGAATGTGATTCTCTCCGGGCCCTCTCAGACAGCCGCCTGCGGAAACTTCATGTATACCATTGAAAACATAGCCCGGCACGGAGCGTACATCATCTCCGAGACTATCAAGCGAGCGGACGATCCGAAGAAAGCAACTGTGGAGGCCGTGCCAGAGGCAGCTGAAGCATGGGCACTCCAGATTCTAACTCGGGCTACCTTTCAGGCTCCCTTGGCGATATGTGGGCCGAGTTATTTCAACGAGGAGGGCGCGACGAGAACGATGTCAACCGaggagaggatgaagatgatgagggggGCGATTTGTCCGCTCGGGGTGTTGAAGTATGTTGATACTTTGCAGGATTGGAGGGCAGATGGAAAGATGGAAGGACTGAAACTCGCTTGA
- a CDS encoding pyridoxine biosynthesis protein PDX1 (similar to Magnaporthe oryzae 70-15 XP_003711825.1), producing the protein MANDTAAASAANGDAPKSTFAVKAGLAQMLKGGVIMDVTNAEQARIAEEAGACAVMALERVPADIRKDGGVARMSDPTVIKEIQAAVTIPVMAKARIGHFVECQVLEALGVDYIDESEVLTPADDESHVEKSHFNAPFVCGCRNLGEALRRIAEGAAMIRTKGEAGTGDVVEAVRHMKTVNKQIAQAKAALAEGGIIRVREMARELEVDAELLRQTAELGRLPVVNFAAGGVATPADAALMMQLGCDGVFVGSGIFKSGDPAKRAKAIVQATTHFRDAKVIAEASTGLGEAMVGINCDSMKPEEKLATRGW; encoded by the coding sequence ATGGCCAACGACACTGCCGCAgcctccgccgccaatggcGATGCTCCCAAGTCCACCTTCGCCGTCAAGGCCGGTCTCGCTCAGATGCTCAAGGGCGGCGTCATTATGGACGTGACCAACGCCGAACAAGCCCGTATCGCTGAGGAGGCCGGTGCTTGCGCCGTCATGGCCCTCGAGCGTGTCCCCGCTGACATCCGCAAGGACGGCGGCGTTGCCCGCATGTCCGATCCTACCGTCATCAAAGAGATCCAGGCCGCTGTCACTATCCccgtcatggccaaggccCGTATCGGCCACTTCGTTGAATGCCAGGTCCTCGAGGCCCTCGGTGTCGATTACATTGACGAGAGCGAGGTTCTGACCCCCGCCGATGACGAGAGCCACGTTGAGAAGAGCCACTTCAACGCTCCTTTCGTTTGCGGTTGCCGTAACTTGGGCGAGGCTCTTCGCCGTATTGCTGAGGGCGCTGCCATGATCCGAACCAAGGGTGAGGCCGGTactggtgatgttgtcgaggCTGTCCGCCACATGAAGACTGTCAACAAGCAGATCGCtcaggccaaggctgcccTTGCCGAGGGAGGCATCATTCGTGTCCGTGAGATGGCTCGCGAGCTCGAGGTCGATGCTGAGCTTTTGCGCCAGACCGCCGAGCTCGGCCGTCTGCCCGTTGTCAactttgctgctggtggcgTTGCTACGCCTGCCGACGCCGCTCTCATGATGCAACTTGGCTGCGATGGTGTCTTTGTTGGCAGTGGTATCTTCAAGTCTGGCGACCCAGCCAAGCGCGCCAAGGCCATTGTCCAGGCCACCACTCACTTCCGCGATGCCAAGGTCATTGCTGAGGCCAGTACTGGTCTTGGTGAGGCCATGGTTGGTATCAACTGCGACAGCATGAAGcccgaggagaagctggccacCCGTGGTTGGTAA
- a CDS encoding pyridoxine (similar to Metarhizium acridum CQMa 102 XP_007813813.1), protein MILITIGVLALQGGFIEHINLVRKAAEQLRLHVDAIEVRTAQELARCDGLIIPGGESTTISFVAAQSGLLEPLRDYVKVQKKPVWGTCAGLILLSNEANATKKGGQELIGGLGVRVHRNHFGRQIESFESNMDLPFLGEGAAPFPGVFIRAPVVEEVLKGSGEDVQVLAKLPGRVNKMKAGVSQANTKDDSGDIIAVKQGNVLGTSFHPELTTDARIHAWWLKSILGQ, encoded by the exons ATGattctcatcaccattggaGTTTTGGCCCTACAGGGCGGCTTCATCGAACACATCAACCTCGTGCGCAAAGCCGCAGAGCAACTCAGACTCCATGTTGACGCCATCGAGGTGCGAACCGCCCAGGAACTCGCCAGATGCGATGGTCTCATTATCCCCGGTGGCGAGAGCACCACCATTTCATTTGTCGCCGCTCAATCTGGTCTACTTGAACCTCTAAGAGACTATGTCAA GGTCCAAAAGAAACCTGTCTGGGGAACATGCGCAggcctcatcctcctctccaaCGAAGCAAATGCCACTAAGAAGGGTGGCCAGGAGCTCATCGGCGGTTTGGGAGTCCGCGTCCACCGCAACCACTTTGGTCGCCAGATCGAAAGCTTCGAGTCTAACATGGACTTGCCGTTCCTTGGTGAGGGCGCCGCTCCCTTCCCAGGCGTGTTTATTCGTGCCCctgtggtggaggaggtgctCAAGGGTTCAGGGGAGGATGTTCAGGTCCTGGCCAAGTTGCCGGGCCGTGtgaacaagatgaaggcTGGTGTGTCGCAGGCCAATACCAAGGATGACTCAGGAGACATCATTGCCGTGAAGCAGGGCAATGTTCTGGGGACGAGCTTCCACCCCGAGTTGACGACTGATGCCCGCATTCACGCgtggtggttgaagagtATCTTGGGACAATAA
- a CDS encoding ankyrin repeat protein (similar to Metarhizium acridum CQMa 102 XP_007813812.1) yields the protein MDSFSPASLYSLCSAIKQHAVSSTTEVQSLLQSIRQSNEQTQQIASLSASFNATSVQLSHLEQALQGAAVISVRMQGVLTESLSSCNSVAARLHKQFMRLHIENTNQVNAGFVGVYLAAMTTYQQLFQCLSETLSINQMDGQDSQLNSFRAQELIQQAASTSQATSQTNSILLDDSTPQTNDPTLKNLPHRPKNQGLPQDEPPPYAPTDPSSSNSQYFPTPPQSEAGPSTAPQPQSSGFSFGKTLKAFAQSFMPKPDPFVNALCQAVTNGDIQQITGLLSQGINIDGRGEEGNTPLQCAIIANQEEAADVLLSAGANYTSSGGWGPSMPPMFQAAAAGRIGIAKLIMNKGVKATEESMVGQPYFVDVVGSNNLDGVRFLLDYGAKPNSANISGRPVIIQAVKQGNVELVNLLINFGAKVNASDITGSGILAVASEKDDLRMVQTLLDHGAKPDGTTVYGVTVLVDAITRRRLDLARLLLDNGAKGKKDDVSGQPIILFVIKDSKIKPEDKVDLVRRLLENGANPNAKDSTWDTPALCFALDSGIPELVELLLEHGAKTKAKTSSGEPVLIYAVDKGKMAEARMLLEHGADANGANKQGKTPLMQAVIKQDLELIKLLMEHGADVNAVGSVSIASFAGALRRADILDLLGLGGASGEAAPPEYQASTKS from the exons atggacaGCTTCTCACCTGCATCGCTCTACTCCCTCTGCTCCGCCATAAAGCAACATGCAGTCTCCAGCACCACGGAAGTCCAGAGTTTACTTCAGTCAATCCGTCAAAGCAATGAGCAAACACAGCAAATCGCCTCCCTGTCAGCATCATTCAATGCAACCAGTGTCCAATTATCCCACCTGGAGCAAGCACTTCAAGGTGCAGCAGTCATCTCCGTCCGAATGCAGGGCGTTCTTACCGAGAGTCTGAGTTCATGCAATTCGGTTGCTGCTAGACTACATAAGCAATTTATGCGATTGCACATCGAGAATACAAATCAAGTCAATGCCGGTTTCGTAGGCGTTTACCTTGCGGCAATGACGACCTACCAACAGCTGTTTCAGTGTCTTTCTGAGACACTGTCAAT CAATCAAATGGACGGTCAAGATTCTCAACTAAACAGTTTTAGAGCCCAGGAATTGATTCAGCAAGCAGCATCTACATCTCAGGCGACATcacaaaccaacagcatctTACTTGACGACAGCACTCCACAGACCAACGATCCAACACTCAAAAACCTTCCACATCGTCCCAAGAATCAGGGCCTGCCACAAGACGAACCACCTCCATATGCGCCAACCgacccttcttcttcaaattcCCAATATTTTCCAACGCCGCCGCAGTCCGAGGCTGGACCATCTACTGCACCCCAACCCCAATCCAGCGGCTTCTCCTTCGgcaagacattgaaggcGTTTGCGCAATCGTTCATGCCCAAGCCCGACCCGTTCGTCAATGCCTTGTGCCAAGCTGTAACGAACGGCGACATCCAGCAAATAACAGGACTGCTCTCCCAGGGTATCAATATCGACGGCAGAGGTGAAGAAGGAAACACCCCGTTGCAGTGTGCCATCATCGCaaaccaagaagaagcggcCGATGTTTTGCTATCGGCTGGCGCAAACTACACCTCATCTGGCGGCTGGGGCCCCAGCATGCCGCCCATGTTCCAagccgctgccgctggcCGTATCGGCATCGCCAAACTGATCATGAATAAAGGCGTCAAAGCAACGGAGGAGAGCATGGTTGGCCAACCGTACTTCGTCGACGTCGTCGGCAGCAACAATCTCGATGGTGTGCGATTCCTCCTTGACTATGGCGCGAAGCCCAACTCAGCCAATATTTCGGGACGACCAGTTATCATCCAAGCGGTCAAGCAAGGCAACGTCGAGCTTGTTAacctcctcatcaacttTGGTGCCAAAGTCAATGCCTCTGACATTACAGGCAGTGGTATCCTCGCAGTAGCCTCAGAGAAAGATGACCTGAGAATGGTCCAGACTCTCCTTGACCATGGGGCCAAACCCGACGGCACAACGGTGTACGGCGTAACCGTTCTTGTTGACGCCATCACCCGCCGACGGCTTGATCTAGCAAGACTCCTCCTCGACAACGgtgccaagggcaaaaaggACGACGTTTCCGGTCAACCAATCAttctcttcgtcatcaaggaCTCCAAAATCAAACCAGAAGACAAAGTCGACCTCGTCCGACGACTACTCGAGAATGGTGCaaaccccaacgccaaagatTCGACTTGGGACACACCTGCACTTTGCTTCGCGCTTGATTCTGGAATCCCTGAACTGGTTGAGCTGTTGCTCGAGCATGGGGCAAAGACCAAAGCAAAGACGAGCTCTGGGGAACCAGTGTTAATATATGCGGttgacaaaggcaaaatGGCAGAAGCGAGAATGCTGTTGGAGCACGGCGCAGATGCGAATGGCGCAAACAAGCAAGGAAAGACGCCATTAATGCAGGCTGTCATCAAACAGGATTTGGAACTcatcaagttgttgatggagcatGGAGCTGATGTTAATGCCGTGGGGAGCGTGAGCATAGCCAGTTTCGCAGGAGCATTGCGACGAGCAGATATCTTGGATCTGTTGGGTCTTGGGGGAGCGAGTGGCGAGGCCGCACCTCCAGAGTATCAAGCATCAACCAAATCATGA